Proteins found in one Nocardia brasiliensis ATCC 700358 genomic segment:
- a CDS encoding DUF72 domain-containing protein, which produces MRLHVGCAMWTHANWQDWQPASGDRLAAYAQRCNAVEGNTTFYAIPAQRTVESWARQTAPDFRFVVKVHKSITHERRLTEADAELRTFLAAIEPLGSRVHALWIQLPASFAPTDLGTLAGFLRELPGGYRPAVEVRHRAFFENEHAATHLERVLGRFGAEWVTFDTTTLFDGQPIGPTEQEAWSKKPRVPRRTRALTEHPIVRYHGRAAIERTVEGWQPWLGTVVQWLREGRSPTVFIHTPDNADAVSLARRFHEEVAARVPELAPLPQPAPVEPMTLF; this is translated from the coding sequence ATGCGGCTTCACGTGGGATGTGCGATGTGGACGCACGCGAATTGGCAGGACTGGCAGCCTGCCTCGGGGGACCGGCTCGCGGCGTACGCGCAGCGGTGCAACGCGGTGGAGGGCAATACGACCTTCTATGCCATACCCGCCCAGCGCACCGTGGAGTCCTGGGCCAGGCAGACCGCACCGGATTTCCGGTTCGTGGTGAAGGTGCACAAGTCGATCACCCACGAGCGCAGACTGACCGAGGCCGACGCCGAGCTGCGCACCTTCCTCGCGGCGATCGAACCGCTGGGCTCGCGCGTGCACGCGCTGTGGATCCAGCTGCCCGCCTCGTTCGCTCCGACCGACCTCGGCACGCTGGCCGGATTCCTGCGTGAGCTGCCGGGCGGGTATCGGCCGGCCGTGGAGGTCCGCCACCGCGCCTTCTTCGAGAACGAGCACGCCGCGACGCACCTCGAGCGCGTCCTCGGCCGCTTCGGCGCCGAATGGGTGACCTTCGACACCACCACGCTGTTCGACGGGCAACCGATCGGCCCCACCGAACAGGAGGCATGGTCGAAGAAGCCGCGGGTGCCGCGCCGGACCCGCGCGCTCACCGAGCATCCGATCGTCAGGTATCACGGCCGCGCCGCGATAGAACGCACCGTCGAGGGTTGGCAGCCCTGGCTCGGCACGGTGGTGCAGTGGTTGCGCGAAGGTCGTTCACCCACCGTGTTCATCCACACCCCGGACAATGCCGACGCCGTGTCGCTGGCCCGTCGCTTCCACGAGGAGGTCGCGGCGCGGGTGCCGGAATTGGCGCCGCTGCCCCAGCCCGCGCCGGTGGAACCGATGACCCTGTTCTGA
- a CDS encoding glycoside hydrolase, which produces MPMSRRSALALAAAVPIGLCAPHRAAAAGPIVRYTMTAFTDTSESDLYVYESADALNFELLRGPAYRPPTGLLRDPSVFRHVDRAYYLAYTTAWEGQTIGFARSTDRRTWNHLYDFTVPIPGVTSTWAPEWLIDAQRRVHVLVSLSDGCSFTPHLMTATDRSLRSWTDLTPVSILPPPDEPAPVDTPGPDGKPCSLYGYIDTTVVRRDHRYYAFTKNETTKYVELAVGAEPHGPYTLIKTGDWTGWGSPREGQCVVTLPDGGWRIYLDSYDEGKYFYSDCRDDFTTWTEPQELPGLSGTVRHFTVLPEYGTESG; this is translated from the coding sequence ATGCCGATGAGTCGCAGATCCGCGCTGGCCCTGGCGGCGGCCGTGCCGATCGGCCTGTGCGCGCCGCACCGGGCCGCGGCGGCCGGACCGATCGTGCGGTACACGATGACCGCGTTCACCGATACGAGCGAATCCGATTTGTATGTCTACGAATCCGCCGACGCGCTGAACTTCGAACTGCTACGCGGGCCCGCCTATCGACCACCCACCGGGCTCCTGCGCGACCCGTCCGTCTTCCGGCACGTCGACCGCGCCTACTACCTCGCCTACACCACCGCGTGGGAGGGCCAGACCATCGGCTTCGCGCGCAGCACCGACCGGCGTACCTGGAATCACCTGTACGACTTCACTGTTCCGATACCGGGTGTGACGTCCACGTGGGCGCCGGAATGGTTGATCGACGCGCAGCGGCGAGTGCATGTCCTCGTGTCGCTGTCCGACGGCTGCTCGTTCACCCCGCACCTGATGACCGCCACCGACCGATCCCTGCGCTCCTGGACGGACCTCACCCCGGTGTCCATCCTGCCGCCACCGGACGAACCGGCCCCTGTGGATACACCGGGACCGGACGGAAAACCCTGTTCGCTCTACGGCTATATCGACACCACAGTCGTGCGGCGCGACCACCGCTATTACGCGTTCACCAAGAACGAGACCACAAAATACGTCGAACTGGCCGTGGGCGCCGAGCCGCACGGGCCGTACACGCTGATCAAGACCGGCGATTGGACCGGTTGGGGCAGCCCGCGTGAAGGCCAATGCGTGGTTACGCTCCCGGATGGTGGGTGGCGGATCTATTTGGACTCCTACGACGAAGGCAAATATTTCTACAGCGACTGCCGCGACGACTTCACGACCTGGACCGAACCCCAGGAGCTGCCGGGCCTGTCCGGCACCGTCCGGCATTTCACGGTACTACCCGAGTACGGCACGGAGTCCGGCTGA
- a CDS encoding DUF4254 domain-containing protein, translating to MQTADGPRSRFLPIEVGGVRPILPDWHELSAALRLQIGDRPGDHLVTQLARALAQLHHTRRAQPERAAEIDRRRGDIVTVIDGWVAKQLAPRHPRDRAAASLGGAVDRMAAAQILADHLLMTAENVAEQRVHVAWSRLAALANEWTDLVREVDARRTRPIERR from the coding sequence GTGCAGACCGCCGACGGACCGCGATCGCGCTTCCTGCCGATCGAGGTCGGCGGAGTCCGCCCGATCCTGCCGGACTGGCACGAGCTGTCGGCCGCGCTGCGGCTGCAGATCGGCGACCGTCCGGGCGACCACCTGGTCACCCAGTTGGCCCGCGCGTTGGCACAGTTGCACCACACCCGTCGCGCCCAACCCGAGCGCGCCGCCGAAATCGACCGTCGCCGTGGTGACATCGTCACGGTGATCGACGGCTGGGTGGCCAAGCAGCTCGCGCCCCGGCATCCACGGGACCGGGCGGCCGCCTCGCTCGGCGGCGCGGTCGACCGGATGGCGGCCGCCCAGATTCTCGCCGATCACCTGCTGATGACCGCCGAGAACGTCGCCGAGCAGCGCGTGCACGTGGCCTGGTCGCGGCTGGCCGCGCTGGCGAACGAGTGGACGGACCTGGTTCGCGAGGTCGATGCGCGCCGGACCCGCCCGATCGAACGTCGCTAG